ACCGATTAACTCATCAATTCAGTCGGGATATTTTCGAAGCGTAACGTGACGATCTCCGAATGTTATGCGCCAAAACCACTCTGGATATAAAGACCCCTGCGTCTGTCATCAACTGGTCTGGTTGTGCTCCAGGTCATCGCTCGGATAGATACGATACGTTCGGCCCTGCCGTTCGCGGTACAGCAGGCCGCGCTTCTCGAGGGCACTGACCGTCTGGCTCACCTTGCTCTTCGAAAAGTCCGAGCGGTCCCGCAGTTCGATTTGCGTGAGGCCGGGTGAGGACAGCACTGGTTCGAGGATACGGCGCTCGTCTTCCGGCAGGAGATCTAACACACGGGCCTGTGATTGCGATTTCGGAGTGGTCTCTCCAGCTGGTTGTTCCGCCGGTGACGCAGTACTCTCAGGACCCTCCGCACTCGCTTCCGAGGCCTGCGAACGCGTCTCTGCATCTGGGCCAGTGAACTCATCTCGAATCAAGAGATACCCGCCACCCACGACAGCGGAGAGGAAGAGCGTCCCGAAGACGTACCAGAGTGGACTCGTTC
The genomic region above belongs to Haloarcula salinisoli and contains:
- a CDS encoding helix-turn-helix transcriptional regulator, with protein sequence MNRRRADTAAGLLVAAICLFGGALSWQAYQRQQAFEQMGSMMGMGSSMGAAHGTSPLWYVFGTLFLSAVVGGGYLLIRDEFTGPDAETRSQASEASAEGPESTASPAEQPAGETTPKSQSQARVLDLLPEDERRILEPVLSSPGLTQIELRDRSDFSKSKVSQTVSALEKRGLLYRERQGRTYRIYPSDDLEHNQTS